DNA sequence from the Paenibacillus azoreducens genome:
GAATACGGCAGGCTGCCGCATCATCGCTATGAATGCCCCCAATCAGTTTGCATTTGAATGGAAAGGACCCGATCCATTTGCAGACGTCATGAATATTCCGGGCCAATTGACCTGGGTAGAAATTATGCTGAAGCCATGTGCAGGAGATACAACCCGGCTTCAAATGAAGCATTCGGGCTGGGGAGCTTCCTCGGATTGGCAGGAGGCCAAAGCTTGGCACGTGGAAGCCTGGAAGCAAGTCCTCGTGAGCCTCAAGTCTGCCGTTGAATCCGGCGAAGGCGATCATTGCTGCGG
Encoded proteins:
- a CDS encoding SRPBCC family protein produces the protein MTIKQEIHIDASPHTVWNAWTNPDLITVWFAPAARVEPVVGGRFELYFDPADPKRMNTAGCRIIAMNAPNQFAFEWKGPDPFADVMNIPGQLTWVEIMLKPCAGDTTRLQMKHSGWGASSDWQEAKAWHVEAWKQVLVSLKSAVESGEGDHCCG